A DNA window from Halostella litorea contains the following coding sequences:
- a CDS encoding acyl-CoA dehydrogenase family protein has protein sequence MSLIESALADEHREVRERAAAFAEEVVEPAAERIERTDEFPREVIEEAGERGLLGILLPEAYGGEGSDFLSYCLAVERIAEASGAVAETIQGQTFAALPVANFGTEAQKERYLEPMARGETVGAMLLTEPDAGSSPSELSTVAEADDDGYLLSGEKSFGTNAGVADLHLVVARKRPAPEEGHGVSVFLVPGVDDADGFEFDRKEYMGMRGHVTGDSTLSDVRVDESAVLGEVGHGFRIAMGTIDMARTGLGAIGTGISRAAFDAAIDYAGDREQGGQAVGEYQAVQVLVADMDARLDGARHLVYDSAKAIADGEASTRQSSKAKYVASEAAEFVTRNAMQVHGGKGYRTDLPLERYYRDAKILSIIGGTTEIQKTTVAGEALGL, from the coding sequence ATGAGCCTCATCGAGAGCGCCCTCGCCGACGAACACCGCGAGGTCCGGGAGCGGGCCGCGGCGTTCGCCGAGGAGGTCGTCGAACCGGCAGCCGAGCGTATCGAGCGAACCGACGAGTTCCCCCGGGAGGTGATCGAGGAGGCGGGCGAGCGCGGCCTGCTCGGCATCCTCCTGCCGGAGGCCTACGGCGGCGAGGGGTCCGATTTCCTCTCGTACTGCCTCGCGGTCGAGCGGATCGCCGAGGCCTCCGGCGCGGTCGCGGAGACGATCCAGGGCCAGACGTTCGCGGCGCTCCCAGTCGCCAACTTCGGCACTGAGGCACAGAAGGAGCGGTACCTCGAACCGATGGCGCGCGGCGAGACGGTCGGCGCGATGCTCCTGACGGAACCGGACGCCGGTAGCTCCCCGAGCGAACTGTCGACGGTGGCCGAGGCCGATGACGACGGCTACCTGCTCTCCGGCGAGAAGTCGTTCGGGACGAACGCCGGCGTCGCGGACCTCCACCTCGTCGTCGCGCGCAAGCGCCCCGCGCCCGAGGAGGGCCACGGCGTCAGCGTCTTCCTCGTCCCGGGCGTCGACGACGCCGACGGGTTCGAGTTCGACCGCAAGGAGTACATGGGGATGCGCGGCCACGTCACCGGCGACTCGACGCTGTCGGACGTGCGCGTCGACGAGTCGGCGGTGCTTGGCGAGGTCGGGCACGGCTTCCGCATCGCCATGGGCACGATCGACATGGCCCGGACCGGCCTCGGCGCCATCGGCACCGGGATCTCCCGGGCGGCGTTCGACGCGGCGATAGACTACGCGGGCGACCGCGAGCAGGGCGGGCAGGCCGTCGGCGAGTACCAGGCGGTGCAGGTGCTCGTCGCGGACATGGACGCCCGGCTCGACGGCGCGCGCCACCTCGTGTACGACTCCGCGAAGGCCATCGCTGACGGGGAGGCGAGCACGCGCCAGTCGAGCAAGGCGAAGTACGTCGCCAGCGAGGCCGCCGAGTTCGTCACGCGGAACGCGATGCAGGTCCACGGCGGGAAGGGCTACCGGACGGACCTGCCGCTGGAGCGGTACTACCGGGACGCGAAGATCCTGAGCATCATCGGCGGGACGACGGAGATACAGAAGACTACGGTCGCGGGCGAGGCGCTCGGGCTGTAA
- a CDS encoding zinc ribbon domain-containing protein, translating into MRGIAAAGAYVPRFRLSTDELADAWGTSHASGIERKAVPAADEDALTMAVSAAERALSDADVDRDEVTLAAAATTTPPLEEGEFVPRLVRALDLPQSVATATETGHTAAGAAALSRALDADGPALVVAADCPEGEPADADHPLGAGAAAFVVSDDAAAAVGDVAWHTDETPGVRFRERGDGDVGGLDITTYQRDAVRGAVTEAVSSLSVDPEEADAAAVHQPDGRFPYRAAGDLPLSNEAVAAGTVVDRVGDAGAATVPLGLLAALDGADDGETTVAAAFGGGTAAALAVEGGLSVAGVADLDGGTDIDYASYLRERGYVVSGEVSGGGAHVSLPNWRRSLDQRYRLVAGQCPECGGVTFPPEGACQSCHARVEFEPFEASRTGTVRALTVIGQGGAPPEFAELQQRDGAYAVAIVALESKEGTVTLPAQITDADPENVAVGDEVAATVRRIYEQEGVPRYGVKFEPTE; encoded by the coding sequence ATGAGGGGGATCGCCGCCGCCGGAGCGTACGTCCCCCGGTTCCGGCTGTCGACCGACGAACTCGCCGACGCGTGGGGGACGAGCCACGCCAGCGGGATCGAGCGCAAGGCCGTCCCCGCCGCCGACGAGGACGCGCTGACGATGGCGGTTTCCGCGGCCGAGCGCGCGCTCTCGGACGCCGATGTCGACCGCGACGAGGTGACGCTGGCCGCCGCCGCCACGACCACGCCGCCGCTGGAGGAGGGCGAGTTCGTTCCGCGCCTCGTCCGGGCGCTTGACCTCCCCCAGAGCGTTGCGACGGCGACGGAGACGGGCCACACCGCCGCGGGCGCGGCGGCGCTCTCGCGGGCGCTGGACGCCGACGGCCCGGCGCTCGTCGTCGCCGCGGACTGCCCGGAGGGCGAACCCGCGGACGCCGACCACCCGCTCGGCGCGGGCGCGGCGGCGTTCGTCGTCTCCGACGACGCCGCGGCCGCAGTCGGCGACGTCGCGTGGCACACCGACGAGACGCCCGGCGTGCGCTTCCGCGAGCGCGGCGACGGCGACGTCGGGGGGCTGGACATCACGACCTACCAACGCGACGCCGTCCGCGGCGCGGTCACCGAGGCCGTCTCGTCGCTGTCGGTCGACCCCGAGGAGGCCGACGCCGCGGCGGTGCACCAGCCCGACGGCCGGTTCCCGTACCGCGCGGCCGGCGACCTCCCGCTGTCGAACGAGGCCGTCGCCGCTGGTACCGTCGTCGACCGCGTGGGCGACGCTGGCGCGGCGACCGTCCCGCTCGGCCTGCTCGCGGCGCTGGACGGCGCGGACGACGGGGAGACGACCGTCGCGGCCGCGTTCGGCGGCGGCACCGCGGCGGCGCTGGCCGTCGAGGGCGGCCTGTCGGTCGCCGGGGTCGCCGACCTCGACGGCGGCACCGACATCGACTACGCGTCGTACCTCCGGGAACGGGGCTACGTCGTCTCCGGCGAGGTGTCGGGCGGCGGCGCGCACGTCAGCCTGCCGAACTGGCGGCGCTCGCTCGACCAGCGCTACCGCCTCGTCGCGGGGCAGTGCCCCGAGTGCGGCGGCGTCACGTTCCCGCCCGAGGGGGCCTGCCAGTCCTGTCACGCCCGCGTCGAGTTCGAGCCGTTCGAGGCGTCGCGGACGGGGACGGTCCGCGCGCTGACGGTCATCGGCCAGGGCGGCGCGCCGCCGGAGTTCGCGGAGTTACAGCAGCGCGACGGCGCGTACGCCGTCGCCATCGTGGCGCTTGAAAGCAAGGAGGGGACCGTGACGCTCCCGGCGCAGATTACCGATGCGGACCCCGAAAACGTCGCCGTCGGCGACGAGGTGGCGGCGACGGTGCGGCGCATCTACGAGCAGGAGGGCGTGCCGCGCTACGGCGTCAAGTTCGAACCGACCGAGTAA
- a CDS encoding phenylacetic acid degradation PaaB family protein — protein MTGETKYEVFARRNEGDDTLHLGNVRAKSDRLAKMYAHNTYDEEDWDYLAVVRADDLLEVEPQAMRHGVSADE, from the coding sequence ATGACGGGGGAGACGAAGTACGAGGTGTTCGCCCGGCGCAACGAGGGCGACGACACCCTCCACCTGGGCAACGTCAGGGCGAAAAGCGACCGGCTCGCAAAGATGTACGCACACAACACGTACGACGAGGAGGACTGGGACTACCTCGCGGTCGTCCGGGCGGACGACCTGCTGGAGGTCGAACCGCAGGCGATGCGCCACGGGGTGAGCGCCGATGAGTGA
- a CDS encoding PaaD-like zinc ribbon domain-containing protein, translating to MADVETPYVECPHCGSGDVEQESKFGSEISKSQYYCNGCNTVFERIKYDGKQPDE from the coding sequence ATGGCCGACGTGGAAACCCCTTACGTCGAGTGCCCGCACTGTGGCTCCGGGGACGTCGAGCAGGAGTCGAAGTTCGGCAGCGAGATCTCGAAGTCGCAGTACTACTGCAACGGCTGCAACACCGTCTTCGAGCGGATCAAGTACGACGGGAAACAGCCCGACGAGTAG
- a CDS encoding metal-sulfur cluster assembly factor → MSTKQSVDGASGPPRTSEFIEARRADASPFEETLWDALDGIPDPHIPVSLVEMAMVYDVTAEDGHVDVEMSFPCMGCPAYDMIKNDVRSCLRVIDGVDDVDVEVVWDPVWSKDMLTEEVREKMHESGIGL, encoded by the coding sequence ATGTCGACGAAGCAATCAGTCGACGGCGCGTCCGGTCCGCCCCGGACCAGCGAGTTCATCGAGGCCCGGCGGGCCGACGCGTCGCCGTTCGAGGAGACGCTGTGGGACGCGCTCGACGGCATCCCGGACCCGCACATCCCGGTCAGCCTGGTCGAGATGGCGATGGTCTACGACGTGACCGCCGAGGACGGCCACGTCGACGTGGAGATGTCGTTCCCCTGCATGGGCTGTCCGGCCTACGACATGATCAAAAACGACGTGCGGAGCTGTCTCCGCGTGATCGACGGCGTCGACGACGTCGACGTGGAAGTCGTCTGGGACCCGGTCTGGTCGAAGGACATGCTCACCGAGGAAGTGCGTGAGAAGATGCACGAATCGGGGATCGGCCTATGA
- a CDS encoding UbiD family decarboxylase, whose protein sequence is MTTFAEHVDGLRAADDLLAVDERVHWDTEAAVVASEALRNNCAALRFAETSGSVAYASGVYAGPDQISSRSHRPWRRIAAGLGMDRSVSYVDLLDALARWETTPLDRAMFVDPAAEEEAGDDLYALGLPSVDDEGRQSVTQGVMAVERDGETSWAPVRGTVHRGSLLRVTVPRPFLDWCDGERTASISLGVSAATLIAALQGWTQDTTAPAVPERAAGLADVPLARTDGRVVPAAAEVRIDGVARPTDDAVGGPSATWERATETATVAVDADRIRLREDPTVPFVPLGAPLADDVHLASLVEAATLYRRVNGYWGVSPVSWVQLPVESRLGLCLVSSEILYAGFDWQLANALFSFSDFFDKVLVLDEYARPTDLARALDDMWVKAHPGNDWVFSDPNAPAATAPVYRRDGETGSRLYISAIWDPRWDEDYIAPRVTFESSFPENVRESALDRWALLGEGDE, encoded by the coding sequence GTGACGACGTTTGCGGAACACGTCGACGGCCTGCGGGCGGCCGACGACCTGCTGGCCGTCGACGAGCGCGTCCACTGGGACACCGAGGCGGCAGTCGTCGCCAGCGAGGCGCTCCGGAACAACTGCGCGGCGCTTCGCTTCGCCGAGACATCGGGGTCGGTCGCGTACGCGAGCGGCGTGTACGCCGGCCCGGACCAGATATCGAGCCGGAGCCACCGGCCGTGGCGGCGCATCGCCGCCGGCCTGGGGATGGACCGGTCGGTGAGCTACGTCGACCTGCTCGACGCGCTCGCCCGGTGGGAGACGACGCCGCTCGACCGGGCGATGTTCGTCGACCCCGCGGCGGAGGAAGAGGCCGGCGACGACTTGTACGCGCTCGGCCTCCCCTCGGTCGACGACGAGGGCCGGCAGTCCGTGACGCAGGGCGTGATGGCCGTCGAGCGCGACGGGGAGACGTCGTGGGCTCCCGTCCGCGGGACGGTCCACCGCGGGTCGCTGCTCCGCGTCACCGTCCCGCGGCCCTTCCTCGACTGGTGCGACGGCGAGCGGACCGCGAGCATCTCGCTCGGCGTCTCGGCCGCGACGCTGATCGCCGCGCTCCAGGGGTGGACACAGGACACCACGGCCCCGGCCGTGCCCGAGCGCGCTGCGGGGCTGGCCGACGTGCCGTTAGCCCGGACGGACGGCCGCGTCGTCCCCGCGGCCGCCGAGGTACGGATCGACGGCGTCGCCCGCCCGACGGACGACGCGGTGGGCGGCCCCTCGGCGACCTGGGAGCGGGCCACGGAAACCGCGACGGTCGCCGTCGACGCAGACCGGATCCGGCTGCGCGAGGACCCGACCGTCCCGTTCGTCCCGCTGGGCGCGCCGCTGGCCGACGACGTGCACCTGGCGAGCCTGGTCGAGGCCGCGACCCTGTACCGGCGGGTGAACGGGTACTGGGGCGTCTCGCCGGTGTCGTGGGTCCAACTGCCCGTCGAGAGCCGGCTCGGGCTCTGTCTCGTGTCGAGCGAGATACTGTACGCGGGCTTCGACTGGCAACTCGCCAACGCCCTGTTCTCGTTCTCCGACTTCTTCGACAAGGTGCTCGTGCTGGACGAGTACGCCCGGCCGACGGACCTGGCCCGGGCGCTGGACGACATGTGGGTGAAGGCCCACCCCGGGAACGACTGGGTGTTCAGCGACCCGAACGCGCCGGCCGCGACCGCGCCCGTCTACCGCCGTGACGGCGAGACGGGGTCGCGGCTGTACATCAGCGCCATCTGGGACCCGCGGTGGGACGAGGACTACATCGCCCCCCGCGTCACCTTCGAGTCGTCGTTCCCGGAGAACGTCCGGGAGTCGGCGTTGGACCGCTGGGCGCTGCTGGGGGAGGGCGACGAGTGA
- a CDS encoding Phenylacetic acid catabolic protein, with translation MSDWPDAAVDYVQAIADTKLVIGHRCAQWSLAGPSLEDDIGGSSAAQEEVGHVRQLFRKLEDQGRDGDWLRGAREPEEFNNASALDRIDGEWADFVATIAPADRAAWYLLDAIDSDGMDGMITKIGEDEYFHLEYHDARLETLAAEQPDELQATLEETIPAALAFIGPESYDDESDPLVESGFTSVSAADVRERFADHYRDLFADTDVSLSGVDWDAPDADEWDETRRRVGSGGVDEEDLVQIRGERNAMFAR, from the coding sequence ATGAGTGACTGGCCCGACGCGGCGGTCGACTACGTGCAGGCGATAGCCGACACGAAGCTCGTCATCGGCCACCGGTGTGCCCAGTGGAGCCTCGCCGGGCCGTCGCTGGAGGACGACATCGGCGGCTCCAGCGCGGCCCAGGAGGAGGTCGGCCACGTCCGCCAGCTGTTCCGGAAGCTGGAGGACCAGGGCCGGGACGGCGACTGGCTGCGGGGTGCGCGCGAGCCCGAGGAGTTCAACAACGCCTCCGCGCTCGACCGCATCGACGGCGAGTGGGCAGACTTCGTGGCGACGATAGCGCCCGCGGACCGCGCGGCGTGGTACCTGCTCGACGCCATCGACAGCGACGGGATGGACGGCATGATCACGAAGATCGGCGAGGACGAGTACTTCCACCTGGAGTACCACGACGCCCGGCTGGAGACGCTGGCCGCCGAGCAGCCCGACGAACTGCAGGCCACGCTGGAGGAGACGATCCCGGCCGCGCTCGCGTTCATCGGCCCCGAGTCGTACGACGACGAGTCGGACCCGCTGGTCGAGAGCGGCTTCACGAGCGTCTCCGCGGCCGATGTCCGGGAGCGGTTCGCCGACCACTACCGCGACCTGTTCGCCGACACGGACGTGTCGCTGTCGGGCGTCGACTGGGACGCCCCCGACGCCGACGAGTGGGACGAGACCCGCCGGCGCGTCGGGTCGGGCGGCGTCGACGAGGAGGACCTCGTCCAGATCCGCGGCGAGCGAAACGCCATGTTCGCACGATGA
- a CDS encoding enoyl-CoA hydratase/isomerase family protein: MQSFSELDLEYFQTDLEDHIGTIRLDRPPANAHNIDVLLELQRAVETVRFDEDVRAALFGSANEKFFSTGFDIQALQSESGKQVGYASQTSKEIIMKMRTTDTIFIAMVNGHCMGGGLELALACDFRYAGNDDDYNVGMPEIHLGLIAGEAGTQLLPRYIDRSTALKMMITGETITPEEAEERGIFDEVHPPDEVEDAARDFAEQIAHKSHMAVGHNKLAVNEGLEMPLWDALSHERELQNRLLGSDVAKEGVDAFLGDHDPDFLGVELGDKEPGAPDEE; this comes from the coding sequence ATGCAATCGTTTAGCGAGCTCGACCTGGAGTATTTCCAGACCGACCTGGAGGACCACATCGGAACCATCCGCCTGGACCGGCCGCCGGCGAACGCGCACAACATCGACGTGTTGCTCGAACTGCAACGCGCCGTCGAGACGGTCCGGTTCGACGAGGACGTCCGCGCGGCGCTGTTTGGCAGCGCCAACGAGAAGTTCTTCTCGACCGGGTTCGACATCCAGGCGCTCCAGAGCGAGTCCGGGAAACAGGTCGGCTACGCGAGCCAGACGAGCAAGGAGATCATCATGAAGATGCGGACGACCGACACCATCTTCATCGCGATGGTCAACGGGCACTGCATGGGCGGCGGCCTGGAGCTCGCGCTCGCCTGTGACTTCCGCTACGCCGGCAACGACGACGACTACAACGTCGGCATGCCGGAGATCCACCTCGGCCTCATCGCCGGCGAGGCCGGGACCCAGCTGCTCCCGCGCTACATCGACCGCTCGACGGCGCTCAAGATGATGATCACCGGCGAGACGATCACGCCGGAGGAGGCCGAGGAGCGGGGCATCTTCGACGAGGTCCACCCACCGGACGAGGTCGAGGACGCCGCCCGCGACTTCGCCGAGCAGATCGCCCACAAGTCCCACATGGCCGTCGGCCACAACAAGCTGGCCGTCAACGAGGGGCTGGAGATGCCGCTGTGGGACGCGCTGTCCCACGAGCGCGAACTCCAGAACCGCCTGCTTGGCTCCGATGTCGCAAAGGAGGGCGTCGACGCCTTCCTCGGCGACCACGACCCGGACTTCCTCGGCGTCGAACTCGGCGACAAGGAACCGGGAGCGCCCGACGAGGAGTAG
- a CDS encoding thiolase domain-containing protein, translated as MRDAYVVGAGQSAFGSFPEETYLTLFDDAFDAALDSVDGDLGPDTIDEAYLGTLGVGGRQIGLSGPAVTEHVGLHGVPTTRVENACAASGYAFRQAVTAVRSGMVDVALAGGYEVMTDASSDHTRWWLGVSGETEWERTSGTTFAGVYAQMASAHMDEYGTTVEDLSRVAVKNHGNGARNPKAHLGFECSLDDAVSAPAVADPLNLYHCCPTTDGASAVLVTSEDVAREATDTPIRVAGAGASSGRVGLFQRDSLTSVPASVRAGEDAYEEAGIGPDDLDFAEVHDCFAIAELLAYEDLGFCERGEAGRLLREGVVDPDGELPTNTSGGLKSKGHPIGATGTGQIVEAFKQLRGEAYVQVDDPRYGLTHNVGGSGGGVTVHVLEREEAA; from the coding sequence ATGCGAGACGCATACGTAGTCGGGGCCGGACAGTCGGCGTTCGGATCGTTCCCGGAGGAGACGTACCTCACGCTGTTCGACGACGCGTTCGACGCGGCGCTGGACAGCGTCGACGGCGACCTCGGGCCCGACACGATAGACGAGGCGTACCTCGGCACGCTCGGCGTCGGCGGCCGCCAGATCGGCCTCAGCGGGCCGGCGGTGACCGAACACGTCGGCCTCCACGGCGTGCCGACGACCCGGGTCGAGAACGCCTGCGCCGCCAGCGGCTACGCGTTCCGGCAGGCCGTCACGGCGGTCAGGTCCGGCATGGTCGACGTGGCGCTGGCGGGGGGCTACGAGGTGATGACCGACGCGAGTTCCGACCACACGCGCTGGTGGCTCGGCGTCTCCGGCGAGACGGAGTGGGAGCGCACCAGCGGCACGACGTTCGCCGGGGTGTACGCCCAGATGGCGAGCGCGCACATGGACGAGTACGGCACCACCGTCGAGGACCTGAGCCGCGTCGCCGTGAAGAACCACGGCAACGGCGCGCGGAACCCGAAGGCCCACCTGGGCTTCGAGTGCTCGCTCGACGACGCCGTCTCGGCCCCCGCGGTCGCGGACCCGCTCAACCTGTACCACTGCTGTCCGACGACCGACGGCGCGAGCGCCGTCCTGGTGACGAGCGAGGACGTTGCGCGCGAGGCGACCGACACGCCGATCCGCGTGGCCGGCGCGGGCGCGTCCAGCGGGCGCGTCGGCCTGTTCCAGCGCGACTCGCTGACGAGCGTCCCGGCGAGCGTCCGGGCCGGCGAGGACGCCTACGAGGAGGCGGGGATCGGCCCCGACGACCTGGACTTCGCGGAGGTCCACGACTGCTTCGCCATCGCCGAGTTGCTCGCCTACGAGGACCTGGGCTTCTGCGAGCGCGGCGAGGCCGGGCGGTTGCTCCGCGAGGGCGTCGTCGACCCCGACGGCGAGTTGCCGACGAACACGAGCGGCGGCCTCAAGTCGAAGGGCCACCCCATCGGCGCGACGGGGACGGGCCAGATCGTCGAGGCGTTCAAACAGCTCCGCGGCGAGGCCTACGTGCAGGTCGACGACCCGCGGTACGGGCTGACCCACAACGTCGGCGGCAGCGGCGGCGGTGTGACGGTACACGTCCTCGAACGGGAGGAGGCAGCATGA
- a CDS encoding aldehyde dehydrogenase family protein: MSYTGPTDLYIDGEWTTAESGETFVTEDPATEEPYAEVAEAAEADVDRAVAAADAAVARDAEWRSLDPRERGAKLHAFADAIEDRKDEIIAVESHDNGKTPFEASIDVDMVIDTFRYYAGWTDKVQGDQVPVPGDRLNYTVREPVGVTGHIIPWNYPFQLAGRSLAPALACGNSAVLKPSSTTPLSALYYAVAADEAGFPDGVLNVVPGRGSVAGNHLAEHPEVEHVAFTGSTGVGKGVMERASQNVTGVTLELGGKGPNVVFPDADLDEAAMGCHYGIFMNAGQMCWAGSRLVVHESVHDEVVERVVEQAESTPLGSGIDDDGRMGPTVSESQQQEVLDYIETGKAEGATVACGGGVPDDKERGYFVEPTVFTDVTNDMTIAREEIFGPVLSVISFEDCEEAIQIANDSPYGLMAGIWTEDLTTAHTVADRLDYGMVTVNEYPVTQPQTPFGGFKQSGLGREQGTEALREYTQTKNVNISLE; encoded by the coding sequence ATGAGCTACACCGGCCCGACAGACCTGTATATCGACGGCGAGTGGACGACTGCCGAGAGCGGCGAGACGTTCGTGACGGAGGACCCAGCGACCGAGGAGCCGTACGCCGAGGTGGCGGAGGCCGCCGAGGCCGACGTCGACCGCGCGGTGGCGGCCGCCGACGCGGCGGTCGCCCGCGACGCCGAGTGGCGGTCGCTCGACCCGCGGGAGCGGGGGGCGAAACTGCACGCCTTCGCCGACGCCATCGAGGACCGGAAGGACGAGATCATCGCCGTCGAGTCCCACGACAACGGGAAGACGCCGTTCGAGGCGTCCATCGACGTGGACATGGTGATCGACACGTTCCGCTACTACGCCGGGTGGACCGACAAGGTGCAGGGCGACCAGGTGCCCGTCCCCGGCGACCGCCTCAACTACACCGTCCGCGAGCCGGTCGGCGTCACGGGACACATCATCCCGTGGAACTACCCGTTCCAGCTGGCCGGCCGGAGCCTCGCGCCCGCGCTGGCCTGTGGAAACAGCGCCGTCCTGAAGCCCTCCAGCACGACGCCGCTCTCGGCGCTGTACTACGCCGTCGCCGCCGACGAGGCCGGCTTCCCCGACGGCGTCCTCAACGTCGTCCCCGGCCGCGGGAGCGTCGCGGGGAACCACCTCGCGGAGCACCCGGAGGTCGAACACGTCGCCTTCACCGGGAGCACCGGGGTCGGCAAGGGCGTGATGGAGCGCGCCTCGCAGAACGTCACCGGCGTCACGCTCGAACTCGGCGGGAAGGGGCCGAACGTGGTGTTCCCGGACGCCGACCTCGACGAGGCCGCGATGGGCTGTCACTACGGCATCTTCATGAACGCCGGCCAGATGTGCTGGGCCGGCTCCCGCCTCGTCGTCCACGAATCGGTCCACGACGAGGTCGTCGAGCGCGTCGTCGAACAGGCCGAGTCGACGCCCCTCGGGAGCGGCATCGACGACGACGGCCGGATGGGGCCGACCGTCAGCGAGAGCCAGCAACAGGAGGTGCTCGACTACATCGAGACCGGGAAGGCCGAGGGCGCGACCGTCGCCTGCGGCGGCGGCGTCCCCGACGACAAGGAGCGGGGTTACTTCGTCGAGCCGACGGTGTTCACCGACGTGACGAACGACATGACCATCGCCCGGGAGGAGATATTCGGGCCGGTGCTGTCGGTGATCAGCTTCGAGGACTGCGAGGAGGCGATTCAGATCGCCAACGACTCGCCGTACGGCCTGATGGCCGGCATCTGGACCGAGGACCTGACCACCGCCCACACCGTCGCCGACCGCCTCGACTACGGCATGGTGACGGTCAACGAGTACCCGGTGACCCAGCCCCAGACACCCTTTGGCGGCTTCAAGCAGAGCGGCCTCGGCCGCGAGCAGGGGACCGAGGCGCTCCGGGAGTACACCCAGACGAAAAACGTCAACATCAGCCTGGAGTAG
- a CDS encoding MBL fold metallo-hydrolase, whose protein sequence is MTDVCRVAVGAGTPEGVNSAYVLPDAGVVVDPGPPGEDAWTALRGGIDDAGLALGDVEHVLVTHWHADHSGLAARLAGAADATLAMHAADAPLVGDYAAERERRLDRDAAALRRWGVPEAVRTRLVERDRPSPVPDEYDVRALSDGDSVAGVELVHTPGHTAGHASFLYDGRLLLGDLLLPTYTPNVGGSDTRTDDPLADYLASVDRVAAAHERGEPGHGTTMNVREAAENVREHHRERARRVLDALPADGGATPWAVAQDLFGEMNGIHAKFGAGEASAHLRRLDALRAVEPCAEDPVAYRALPDDYSVGSNLTP, encoded by the coding sequence GTGACCGACGTGTGCCGGGTCGCGGTGGGCGCGGGCACGCCGGAGGGCGTCAACAGTGCGTACGTCCTGCCGGACGCGGGCGTCGTCGTCGACCCCGGTCCGCCCGGCGAGGACGCCTGGACGGCGCTCCGCGGGGGCATCGACGACGCCGGCCTCGCGCTCGGCGACGTCGAGCACGTGCTGGTGACCCACTGGCACGCGGACCACTCGGGGCTCGCCGCGCGCCTCGCGGGGGCGGCGGACGCGACGCTCGCCATGCACGCCGCGGACGCGCCGCTGGTCGGCGACTACGCCGCCGAGCGCGAGCGTCGGCTGGACCGCGACGCCGCCGCGCTCCGCCGGTGGGGCGTCCCCGAGGCCGTGCGGACGCGGCTGGTCGAGCGCGACCGCCCCTCGCCCGTCCCGGACGAGTACGACGTCCGCGCGCTGTCGGACGGCGACTCGGTCGCCGGCGTCGAACTGGTCCACACGCCCGGCCACACCGCCGGCCACGCTTCGTTCCTCTACGACGGTCGGCTCCTGCTCGGGGACCTGCTGCTCCCCACCTACACGCCGAACGTCGGGGGAAGCGACACCCGCACCGACGACCCGCTGGCGGACTACCTCGCCTCGGTCGACCGCGTCGCGGCCGCCCACGAGCGCGGCGAACCGGGCCACGGGACGACGATGAACGTCCGCGAGGCGGCCGAGAACGTCCGGGAACACCACCGCGAGCGGGCGCGCCGGGTGCTCGACGCGCTTCCCGCGGACGGCGGCGCGACGCCGTGGGCCGTCGCTCAGGACCTGTTCGGCGAGATGAACGGCATCCACGCCAAGTTCGGCGCGGGTGAGGCGTCGGCTCACCTCCGACGGCTGGACGCCCTCAGGGCAGTTGAACCGTGCGCCGAGGACCCGGTCGCGTACCGGGCGCTCCCTGACGATTACTCGGTCGGTTCGAACTTGACGCCGTAG